The Archangium primigenium genomic interval ACGGGCGCGGCCGGTACCCTTCTGCTTCCAGGGCTTCTTGCCGCCACCGCTCACGAGCGAGGTGTTCTTCACCGCCACCGTACCGCGGCGACGGTTCACCTGCTGCATCTTCGCGACCTCATAAAAGAGGTGCGCGTTCGGCTCGGCGCCGAAAACCTCGTCGGAGAGCTCGAGCTCCGACACCTTCTTCATATCGAGATCGACTACGTCGAACTTTGCCATGGCTATTTCCTCTGGGGAATGGAGTGAACCCGGTCGGGCGCTACCCCGTCCCTCAGGACTTGATCTCCACGTCAACGCCGGCCGAGAGATCCAGCTTCATGAGCGCGTCCAGCGTCTGCTGGGTCGGCTCGAGGATGTCGAGCAAGCGCTTGTGGGTGCGGATCTCGAACTGCTCGCGGCTCTTCTTGTCCACGTGCGGCGAACGCAGCACGGTGAACTTGTTGATGCGCGTGGGCAGGGGGATCGGACCGGCAACCTTGGCGCCCGTGCGCCGCGCCGTCTCAACGATCTCCCCAGCGCTCTGATCCAGGAGCTTGGAGTCGTAGGCCTTCAGCCGGATGCGGATCTTCTGTGTCGCCATTCGCAAAAACCTCTTTGTACGGCCTCTGTTGGAGGCGCTACGCCCAACGTCCCCTGGATGTCACAGAGCCGTCTCTTCGAAGGGGCGCGGCAAGTACCACCGCGGCCCCGGTGTATGCAACCTAATTCACACTGCCCCGGCTTTTCGCTGTTTTGAGCCGCCGAGGCAAGTGAAATTCTACAAACTAGGCGATGATCTCGGCGACGACGCCGGCGCCCACGGTACGGCCACCCTCACGCACGGCGAAGCGCAGTTCCTTCTCCATCGCCACCGGCATGATGAGCTCCACCTCGATGGCGATGTTGTCGCCCGGCATCACCATCTCGACGTTGTCCGGCAGCTTCACCGTGCCCGTCACGTCCGTGGTGCGGAAGTAGAACTGGGGACGGTAGCCCTTGAAGAACGGCGTGTGACGGCCACCCTCCTCCTTCGAGAGCACGTAGATCTGCGCCTTGAACTTGGTGTGCGGCGTGATGCTGCCCGGCTTGGCGATGACCTGGCCGCGCTCGATGTCCTCGCGCTTGAGGCCGCGCACCAGCGCGCCGATGTTGTCGCCCGCCCGGCCCTCGTCCAGCAGCTTGCGGAACATCTCCACGCCCGTCACCACCGTCTTCTGCGTGGCCTTCAGGCCCACCACTTCCACTTCCTCGCCCACCTTGATGATGCCGCGCTCCACGCGGCCGGTGGCCACCGTTCCGCGGCCCGCGATGGAGAACACGTCCTCCACCGGCATCAGGAAGGGCTTGTCCGTGGCGCGCTGGGGCGTGGGGATGTAGCTGTCCACCGCCTCCATCAGCTTCAGGATCGCCGGCTCGCCAATCTCCGACGCGTCGCCCTCGAGCGCCTTCACCGCGCTGCCCGGAACAATCGGAATCGAGTCCCCGGGGAAGTCGTACTTCTTGAGGAGGTCACGCACCTCCATCTCCACGAGCTCGCGCAGCTCGGGGTCATCCAGCAGGTCCACCTTGTTCAGGAAGACCACGATGTAGGGCACGCCCACCTGACGGGCCAGCAGGATGTGCTCGCGCGTCTGCGGCATCGGGCCGTCCGCCGCCGACACCACCAGGATGGCGCCGTCCATCTGCGCCGCGCCCGTGATCATGTTCTTCACGTAGTCGGCG includes:
- the rpsJ gene encoding 30S ribosomal protein S10 → MATQKIRIRLKAYDSKLLDQSAGEIVETARRTGAKVAGPIPLPTRINKFTVLRSPHVDKKSREQFEIRTHKRLLDILEPTQQTLDALMKLDLSAGVDVEIKS
- the tuf gene encoding elongation factor Tu, whose translation is MSKEKFDRSLPHVNIGTIGHVDHGKTSLTAAITKVLAKTGGATFLAYDQIDKAPEERERGITISTAHVEYKTKNRHYAHVDCPGHADYVKNMITGAAQMDGAILVVSAADGPMPQTREHILLARQVGVPYIVVFLNKVDLLDDPELRELVEMEVRDLLKKYDFPGDSIPIVPGSAVKALEGDASEIGEPAILKLMEAVDSYIPTPQRATDKPFLMPVEDVFSIAGRGTVATGRVERGIIKVGEEVEVVGLKATQKTVVTGVEMFRKLLDEGRAGDNIGALVRGLKREDIERGQVIAKPGSITPHTKFKAQIYVLSKEEGGRHTPFFKGYRPQFYFRTTDVTGTVKLPDNVEMVMPGDNIAIEVELIMPVAMEKELRFAVREGGRTVGAGVVAEIIA